Proteins from a genomic interval of Denticeps clupeoides chromosome 20, fDenClu1.1, whole genome shotgun sequence:
- the tpbg1b gene encoding trophoblast glycoprotein a — protein sequence MIRALLRVALGAVLLRPAAAAAGCPLRCECSEAALTVKCVSKDLQGVPTGIPGYTRNLFITGNQIGRVGPESFRGLENVTTLALSNNRITEIQSQTFSSLRSLRSLDLSSNQLVLVHPEAFSVPSRTLRELNLSRSLYNHSSVSDLATSLRWSTLAGLQGLDLSGNGLVYLPDRIFSHLSSLRRLQLANNSLVAIHKGTFSGLDLLEELDLTVNSFKTLTAGALQELDGLPRARLQMSLNPYTCACGIEPLVSWLNASRARVADSERLVCVFPAGLRNTSLLGVADLPLGCHQAEEGADLALQTSYVFLGLVLGFVGLMFLFVLYLNRKGIKKRVYDMRDACREVWEGYHYRYEIDSDPRLSQVSTTADM from the exons ATGATCCGGGCGCTCCTGCGCGTCGCCCTGGGCGCCGTGCTGCtccgccccgccgccgccgccgccggctgcCCGCTCCGCTGCGAGTGCTCCGAGGCGGCGCTGACGGTCAAATGCGTCTCCAAAGACCTGCAGGGCGTCCCGACGGGAATCCCGGGCTACACCAGGAACCTCTTCATCACCGGCAACCAGATCGGCCGCGTCGGACCCGAGTCCTTCAGGGGCTTGGAGAACGTGACCACGCTGGCGCTCAGCAACAACCG GATCACGGAGATCCAGTCGCAGACCTTCTCCAGCTTGCGTAGCCTGCGCTCCCTGGACCTGAGCAGCAACCAGCTGGTGCTCGTCCACCCCGAGGCGTTCTCGGTGCCGAGCCGGACGCTGCGGGAGCTCAACCTCAGCCGCTCCCTGTACAACCACTCCTCCGTGTCCGACCTGGCCACCTCCCTCCGCTGGAGCACGCTGGCGGGCCTGCAGGGTCTGGACCTCTCCGGGAACGGCTTGGTCTACCTGCCCGACCGCATCTTCTCCCACCTGAGCAGCCTGCGGCGCCTGCAGCTCGCCAACAACTCCCTGGTGGCCATCCACAAGGGCACCTTCTCCGGCCTGGACCTCCTGGAGGAGCTCGACCTCACCGTCAACTCCTTCAAGACGCTGACCGCGGGCGCGCTGCAGGAGCTGGACGGCCTGCCGAGGGCGCGGCTCCAGATGAGCCTGAACCCGTACACGTGCGCCTGCGGCATCGAGCCCCTGGTCTCCTGGCTGAACGCGTCCCGGGCGCGGGTGGCCGACTCGGAGCGGCTGGTCTGCGTCTTCCCCGCCGGCCTGCGCAACACGTCCCTGCTGGGCGTGGCGGACCTGCCGCTGGGCTGCCATCAGGCGGAAGAGGGGGCGGACCTCGCCCTCCAGACCTCGTACGTCTTCCTGGGCCTCGTCCTGGGCTTTGTGGGCCTCATGTTCCTCTTCGTGCTCTACCTGAACCGCAAGGGCATCAAGAAGCGCGTCTACGACATGCGGGACGCCTGCAGGGAAGTCTGGGAAGGCTACCATTACCGCTACGAGATCGACTCGGACCCCAGGCTGTCCCAGGTCTCCACCACGGCCGACATGTGA
- the tmem222b gene encoding transmembrane protein 222, translating to MNSAQKYERKRVFIYFYLFMKMSHILTFGLSLWLLPSSAGIPEAERTRLPSRLSRPVLAQPAMADVAEPDAGSRNYQIALERIDPGTSRYPYCIVWTPIPVLTWLLPFIGHMGICTSAGVIRDFAGPYFVSEDNMAFGRPTKYWMLDVSKVYASGSDAWDCAVHDASEEYKRRMHNLCCDNCHSHVAMALNLMRYNNSTSWNMVNLCLLSLIHGKHVSCFAFLKTWLPFLILSTVVLTVALTLNLR from the exons ATGAATTCGGCACAGAAATACGAGCGTAAacgagtttttatttatttttatttgtttatgaaAATGTCCCACATTCTCACATTTGGCCTCTCGCTCTGGCTCCTCCCCTCCTCCGCGGGGATCCCGGAAGCGGAGCGCACGCGGCTCCCGTCCCGTCTGTCCCGTCCCGTCCTGGCGCAGCCGGCGATGGCGGACGTGGCGGAGCCCGACGCCGGCAGCCGGAACTACCAGATCGCGCTGGAGAGGATCGACCCGGGCACCAGCCGGTACCCCTACTGCATCGTCTGGACCCCCATACCCGTCCTGAC TTGGCTTCTGCCCTTCATCGGCCACATGGGAATCTGCACCTCCGCCGGCGTGATCCGGGACTTCGCCGGGCCGTACTTCGTCTCG gaAGACAACATGGCGTTCGGGAGGCCGACGAA GTACTGGATGCTGGACGTCAGTAAAGTCTACGCCAGCGGCTCCGACGCCTGGGACTGCGCCGTGCACGACGCCTCGGAGGAGTACAAGCGCAGAATG CACAACCTCTGCTGCGACAACTGCCACTCTCACGTCGCCATGGCGCTGAACCTCATGCGCTACAACAACAGCACCTCGTGGAACATGGTCAACCTCTGCCTGCTGTCGCTCATTCACGGGAAGCACGTCAG CTGTTTTGCATTCCTGAAGACCTGGCTGCCGTTCCTCATCCTCTCCACCGTCGTCCTGACCGTGGCGCTCACCCTCAACCTCCGGTGA